The genomic DNA TCACctgtattaattcattcaatcttCCCCATGACCCTGAGTTAGGCAGTAGTAAGCCCTGTGGGAAGCTGAAACAGTGAGGTTTCGAAACTTGCTCCTGGCCGCACAGCTCCTAAGTTGCAGAGCTGGGAAAGCTTGCGTTGTTAACTGCTTTGCTCCGTGGCTCCCTCCCCTGAAGACTGCTGAGCAGTGTTTTAATGAAAAGCAGGGGTCTGCTTAGAAGAACTGACAAGATCCTAAACTGACTTTTAATAGATTCGATAGGAATCCCAAGTGTCCCACGAGGGTCTGCTTTAATGAACCAACAAAAGCCTTAAATGACCCTGAGAAAGGGCCCTACTTTGATGAACGAACAAAGCGTTCTTATCCCTGGCACGGCCTCAAGGCCTCGGTCAAGCTTAAAGACATCTGTTCCTTCTAAAGCAGGCTGCCTCTGCAGCCAGATTTCactttccctttgtttttcctCCTACCAGCATATGTGGAACACCTGCTATTTGCAATGCCCTGAAACTTAGCTGAGCTATGGGGTGCAGAGCTGGATGAAGGTTTGCCCCTCCCCTAGAAGAGTTCACTcggcagaaataaaaataatgatgattataTGACACTTGATAAGTAGCATTCATTGACCTCCAGCTGTGTGCCCAGGTGGCCTTGTGCTGGGCAATGttggagggcagggctggccctTGGAGGGGAGGACAATGATCAGAGGAGGAAGCTGCTCTGGGAGGTGGTGGgtgagggcatctgttttttgttGAAGTTTCACTAGTTCTTTGGATGGGACACTTCAAACTTTTCTTGGAATCTAGACACCTGCCTAACCAGTCCCCGTCCCCCGCCCCTTAGTCATTTGGGCCAAGGCCTCTGCTGACAGGTGTCTCTTTCCCTGGCTGGCCTGAAGCACAGATGTTTAATGGCTCTcaggggggaagaggagagagacgAGAGACACGGAGTAGGCCGGGATAGACGgtggagtggtgtgtgtgtgtgcacccgcTGGCTTGTGCCCGCGCGCCTGTGTATGAATACCCTGAGGGTATCTCAGCTACCTGTACATGTTCCCAGCAACAAACACATGTATGTGAGTTCCACGTGTGTCTTACTATGTTACTTGCCTGGTTGTGTCTTGTGTCTATCGCTGCCTATCCAACTCGTGTGTTTCCTTTTTGACAACTGTGTGTTGGTCCCATCTGCTTGCGCAATTCATCTAtatggggctgtgtgtgtgtgtgttccctggGTGCTTATGTGTCTCCTTTGTAATGCTCGTGGGTGAGAAGTGTGTTTATCtgtctctcctctgtgtgtgtgtctccgaCGTCTGTGTGTCTTTCTTCTCTGGCACCATGTTTGCATCTCTCCTCGGTGAGTGGCTATAGGTGTGTGCTCCCTAAGGGCATTTCTTCTGGTGCCAGTGTATGTTCCCTTGTTTCCTCTTCATGCAGCTTTAGGTGTattttctgcatttcctctttgtaaTGATAGTGAGTGTACTCTCTGCATCCCTGTTTTTCCAGTTTGTGCGCCTACATATGCATTCCCTGTGCGTGTCTTCCCCGACTTGATTTGTGTGAATAGCTGTGTATACACGGCTGTGCACACCTATCTGCTTGAATGCAGTTGTGCACGTGTCTGTAACTGCGGCTTCTCTGTCTGTACAATCGTGTCTGCCTGTGGGTGCCTCTCTCTCTGTGACCAGAGCTGTATGTGGTCGCAAGTTCATACACAAATTCACATGCACAGAGGTATCATGATAGAGGCTGAACCTGGACGTTGGCCTCCAGGGTCATCTGAACCTGGAATCACGTGTGTTGGAGATGCTGGGCCTGTGTATGATGTTGTCGGCTCTGTGGAATCATATCTGTCTGTGTGCTCTGGCTCCGTGTGTGGCTGTGAGTCTGTGTGTGATTTGCCTGTTGGTTCTCTTTGGTGTGGCTGTGAGTCCGTGGGTGAcgatgtctgtgagtctgtagtGGCTGTAAAGCAGTGTGAGCCTATCACTGCATCCGTCTGTGATCTCTGTGTGCGGCTCAGTGGGTGATGATACTTATCAGACTAAGTCACTCTGTGTGGCTATATGTGGCTGTCCCGTGGCCTGGGCTCTCCATGTGCCATCTGCGCGTGTTCGTATTGGTCAGCCTATATTCTCTGTGTGTGGCTGGGAGTCTGCATGCGAGTTTGTACCTCTGTGGGTGATGGCGAGCCTGCCTCCATCTCTAAGCCCCTGGATGGGGCTGTGATCCCTGAGTGTGCGGGAGTCTCTCTCCTGCTGTGGGGAAGTGAACGCCCCATCCCTCACCCTCCTCCCACTGCGAGTGGGGTGGGAGCCTCCAGGCTAGCTTTGAAGCCCCAGCCAGCCTCTGGCCTTTCCGGGAATTCTGTGCTCCCTGTGGGGGGCGGGCAGGTGGGTGGAGGGGCCGGGACAGAGGCCTCTTGTCCACCTGGGCCACAAACAGCCCAGTCGAGTCGGGCCTGGACCCCATGTCCACCCCGCCTGACTTCCTGCGGGAGACACATGCTTTGCCTGGGACAGACATGCCTGTCACATGCCCGAATGGAGTCAACTGACAGACCCCTATTTaagagagacaggcagacagacagtgGGGCTCCTCCGTTAGGGTGTGGACAGGCTCCACCCAATGCCTAGGCTGGGGTCCAGGACTTCAGGGTGTGCCTAGTTTGCAGACAGTGTGTATCCACACTCCCTGCCCAACTACAAgtgccctccctgcctccctctgggGACCCCCCCAAGATCTAGGGTCCTCTCTCGGCTGGGCTGTCTGTCTGAGGTCAGCCTCTGGTGGCCTGGCTGTGCCTCTCCCTGCACCTGTCCCACTGCTGTCCCCAGGTCTGTCTGCTCCTCTGCCTGAATCTGACTTTCTCTGCCTGTTGCCACCTGCCCCTCCATGTGTCTCTCTGCCTCAGCAGGACTTGCTCTGTCCCTTTGAGCCAGTGTGTCTGTTTCTAATCTCTGTTTGGGGATGTGTCTGGCTGTGTCCACCTGTCCATCTGCATTCATCCAGGAGCTTGCGAGAGCCTCTCCTTGCCCACCGTTTCTGAGTCTCTTTCTTCGCTGACTGCCCCTCTGCCTGTCTACCACTCCCTCATACCCTTTCTGTCCCCTCCTGTTGTCTGTCCTtgtgctgtttcttctgcctgccTGTCTCTATTTGCAATTGTTTCTCTTcctatctctgtctctcctcctgcCATCCATCCCATCCCACTGTATGTCTGACCCCTGAGTCAGTTCCGTCTGTTCCTCTCTCTAGGAGTGGATCTACTCCCTTGATCTTTCAACccatctcccccacctcccccgaaACCTCTGTTTCCCTCCATGTGGGTTCAGATGAAGGGAGGCACACCTCCCCCCGACTTCCCCCTGCCCAGAACCAGAAGAGGGAAACTGAATTAAAGTTAAaactttacaggaaaaaaaaatccgcctgccagatGGGGCCCGGGCAGTGCTGATTAGCCGCCGAGCAAGCCCGGCGGAGTTGATTGgtcagagggcaggggaaggcAGGGTCTGGTTGAGCGGGAGCCCTGCCGCCCGGCGGGGTCCCAGAGCCCTAGTTCTGAGTTGCTGCCGCTTCAAGAGCTGAGAGGAGCAGGAAGGTGAGGAGGGGGTGCTGGCCATCGAGGGGGGCTCCTGAGTCCCCAAGGCACGAATGGGGGTCCTGGGAGAGGGCTCAGGGGCTCCCTGGAGGCATTTTTAGCACTAGTGTGGAATTGAATGGGAGGGGGAATCCTTTTGGTACCCTGATCCCAGGAAATGAATTCAGGAGTGGGTGGGAGGCTCCAGAGGGTGCTCGTGGCTGACGAAGGGGCTCCTTGAGAGCCTTCCCCGACCCAGGAAGGAGATTCAGGGCTTGAGTAGGGGGTTTCCTGGAGGGAGTTTTAGTCATGATGGGGACCTTGAATGGGGGTTTCTGAGATACGGCGTTCCCAGGAAGTGAGTTCAGGGCTGGGGGCTTCTTCAGAGACACTCCGTCCAGAAGAGGGAGGCTCCAGGCTTGCGTGGGGATTGCAGAGACACCCCACCCCAGGAAACACATCAGGCCCTGGGAGGGGGTTTTGATGATTGTCTCAGAGACAGCTCCTCTTCAGGAGGGGAAATTAGGGCTTGGCCATGTTCCTGAGACACCCCAAGCCCAGAAAGGATCTCAAGTCTGGAAGTGTCTCTAAAGTGACTTCTACTGGAATAGGAGTGTTTAAGACTTGACAAGGGTCCCAGAATATACCTCTGTAGTCCCTAGAAGGGGGATTAAATGAGGGTCCCTGGGTCACTTCTATCCCTGGAGGGGGGTTCAGTTTGGGGAATTGCTTTTGGCCTCCAGTGAGAATATTCAGAGTTGTGGCAGAGAGCAGTTTGCCGCGTCCAGGTTGTGGGGGGCTGGGGTCGCTGAGCCCGCCTCCCATCCTCAGTCCCTCCAACAGGTTGCATCAGCTCTGGGCTCAGGCTGGCGGCccgggcggggaggaggggggtAGGGGGCATTAGGAGGGGTGGGGCAGTCAGGCGGACACGTGTCCCTGTAAGGAGTGAGAGGCATGACCACTCGGtgagggtggagggaagagggggGTGCGCGGGGGACCGGGGCAGGGAAGAGACAGACAGCAAGAGAGAGTGagtctggggtctgggaggagAGGCTATCCCAGCTCCAAATGGCCATCTCATCTGCTGAGGGGTCggtatctctctctttctgtctctgtctctacccCTCTACCTCTTGCTGCCCTCTTTTTCTCCATGTCTCAGTGAGTAACTGTTGGTGTCTCTCCCCtgagtccctctctctctctctcatctctttgTTGGCCTCTCCCTCTTGTCTCCAATTATCTCCActtgtctccctgtctctctaaTCCCTCTGTTCCTGTTCCCCTCACCTCAtctttgtgtctctgtttctatatctatctgtctgtcaCTATCGGACCCCCCCGACCCCCTTCATCTAATTCTCCCCACTTTGTAAGTCCCCCTGCTCCACCTCTGAACCCCCCACCCCATTTCTCTGCCCACAGGATGGAACTgcaggatccaaagatgaacggAGCCCTCCCTGGGGGTGCTGTGGAGTGAGTCGGGGACCCAAGGGGTTGAGGTCAGGGATCAGAATTACCTTCTCATCAGCCTCAATTTCCCTGCCTATTCTAGCTACAGGCAGGAGCACGAGGGCTTCCTGCCCAGCCATAGTCCTTCTCCTGGGAGGAAGCCAGCCCAGTTCATGGATGTGAGTGACCCCACAGGATCTGTCCCAGCTGCACCTTGCCCAgctcagcccctcccctgctGCTCCCTCTTCCCGGTTATTCCCTTCAGCTGTTTTGCCTCTGGTCGCTGCCCCACCCTTCCCTGTTCCTCTCCACTTCCACCTGCTCCCCTCTAAAATCTCACCTAGCCTTTCCCCTTCCAGCTCTCCTCCTCTTCAaatccttttccttcctctgatGGCCCTTCCTGGGCTTCTCCTCTGCCCCAGTCGCTTCCTCCCTAGTCTTTCCCAGGCCCCGGCACTGGTCTCCTTCCCTGGTCCCCCTCCCCATGTGTGCCCGGGCCTTGCCCCTTACCCGCAGTTCGAGGGGAAGACATCGTTTGGAATGTCAGTGTTCAACCTCAGCAACGCCATCATGGGCAGCGGCATCCTGGGGCTGGCCTATGCCATGGCCCACACAGGGGTCCTCTTCTTCTTGTGAGTCCTAGGcagtctggggtgggggaggggtgtggtggGCAGGCGGGAGGCCTGGGGGCCAAGTCCAATCAGTGCCATCTGCCACAGGGCCCTGCTGCTCTGCATCGCTCTTCTGTCTTCGTACTCCATCCATCTCCTGCTGACCTGTGCTGGTGTTGTAGGTGAGACCCAGAGCTCAACCTAGACCTTGGACCCCAGATCCTGGACCCAGGACCCCAGACACCACACTCAGCTCTCTGGGCTCCAGACCCCAGACGGCACCCTGGCCCTCAGCCCTCATCTGGGCTCCCAGGTTCCCAGCCCTCAGCCCTCAGTCTGGCCATCAAACCAGAGCCCCCACCCCAGACCACTCCACGCCACTTCTAGCCCCCACCCCTCAGTCTCCAGCACACGTACCCATGGGAGCCAGCACCGCAACCCTGAGACTGCTGGTCCTCAGCCCCCAGCTCTCGGATTTACTCCTGCCATGGCCTCAGTCCATATCCTGCCCCAAGACCCCAACTACCCACATCTGGCCCCCAACCTTCTCCCTGGCCACAGATCCACCTACCAGACTCCAACCCCAACTGCTTAGCCCTCACCTCCAGCTCCCAGCAATGAGGCCCAATTAGCCCAAGCCCCAGCTCCCCAGCTCCCAGACTCTCTGGCCTCCAACTCACCCCTGGCCTGGGCTCCTCGACCCACAATCTGTTCCTTTCTgatcccctcccctccaggcatCCGAGCCTATGAACAGCTGGGACAGAGGGCGCTGGGGCCTGCGGGGAAGGTAGTGGTGGCCGCGGTCATCTGTCTGCACAATGTTGGGGGTGAGGACTCTGGGAGGTGGGGGTCAGCTTGGGGGAAGAGGGTGGGCTGAGGTGGGCTtccccaggctggggtgggagggagatgagagGGATCCTTCTGCTTACACCTCCCCCCACCTGCACCAGCCATGTCCAGTTACCTGTTCATCATCAAATCCGAACTCCCCCTGGTTATCGGCACTTTCCTGGACATGGACCCTGAGGGGTGAGTGTGCAACACCCCTTGGCTCTGGCCCACAGACCACTGATTCTGCCCGTGAGGTCTGGCTACTAGCTTCAACTGTGTGTCCAGCTGACCCCCAGGTCTTCCATTTTGAGACAGTTGGGCAGGCCAGTTTGTTCAGACTGCGATTCCTGTGTGTTGTGATGCCAGTAGTACGTGTGGCTGTTGCTCTGGCTGTAGGAGTCCAGCAAGACCATGTGTTGATTTTTGTGACTGTTCTGGCTGACTCTGTGTGTGCAGGGTACTCTGATGTTGACCGTGTGGCTGTACCTATCCAGTTGACCTAAACTCTGTCCGTGGGTTTGATTCTGTGACTCTTATACTGGCAGGTtctctggccatctgtatgctaGCTGACTACAGCTGTGTCCTGTATACTGTGGCTCCAACCATGTGTGTTTGACATTTGCTTACTCTGACTTTCTCTGTCCAGTGGATTCTGTTTGATTCTGGGTCCATTAGGCTGGCTGAATCTGTCTAGCTATAAGTGTATGGTCACTGACTCCAAGAGagtatgtgcacgtgtgtgtgcagtGTACCGTGGTGCCAGCTAAGTATACGTGACTTGtgtttaactttctgtgtttaaCTTGGTGACCATCGTTCTGGCAAATTCTTTCTGGCTGTTTGTGTGTGATCCTCAACTACAACTGTATATGTCTTCTGTATTATGGTTCTAGCCATGTATGTTTGCCTGTTGTTCTGAGTATGTATCCAGCTGACTGTTTAATTCTGGATCCATCGGCTGGCTGAAACTTTTCAACTGTTTGTATATGATAGCTGATTCTGTGTATACTGTTAGATCTTTGGTTTGATCCTGAAACCATCCAGGTAGCTGACAGTCTATGTGACTAGGTGTGTCTAATTATTATAATTAGCTCCCACTGTATATATGACCAATGGTACTTTGTTGGTTCATGTCTGTGTAACTGTGTGTCTAAGGTAGAAAGAGAATGTGTGAATACCTGGAgcatagtaagcacttaataaaattCTTTAGAATACATGAGCAGTTGTTCAACCAATCCTGTATTAACAGACTATCTTGCCTGGGTACCTCCCTCCAATCTCTGTACAGATCCTGCTCTTTCTTTGAGCTTGGTTCCAACTGAGTGGCCAGCTGGCTGATTCTGTCTCTATTTCCATCTTTGACTGTGTGGCCAAATCGGCCCTGCCACTTTCAGGTGCTCAACAAACCTTGAGTTGTTCAAATGACCACACGTGTGTGTTTCTGACTTTTTGTCTGACTCTGCGTTGTTGCCTGCCTACCAGATCATCAGACTGGTGTTCTACCTATCAGACATACCAGGGTCATGACTCTCTCTGTGTCTGGTACCTTGTGTTGGACTATGTGAGTCTGGCTGATGTGGGGTATTGTTTGCTCATCTGGTTGTATGTCCATTTGAGGTCTGATGGCACAGTTTTGtccagctgtgtgtgtgtttccagctATATCCCTCTGACTGTGTGTGACTGAGAGTCTGATAATCCGTCTGGCTGTTTCCATCAATCATTTTGTGCCATTTGTCTCTGCAACCACCTGGATGACTTCTCACAGCTGAGGGGTCAGCCCATCTCTCCTGACTGCATGCAGAAACCTCTCTGTCCAGCTGTCTTCTATGAGCGTCTGCCTGACAGTTTTCTTTGGCAGGCAGCTACTCACTATGTTTACCTGTCTCCTTAGGGACTGGTTCTTGAAGGGAAACCTCCTCATCATCATTGTCAGTGTGTTAATCATCCTGCCACTGGCCCTCATGAGACACTTGGGTAAGAGGCTTCCTGAATTGGTCATTGGATAGTGGAATTAGAGAAGGGGAGCCAGATTCAAAGAATCTCGACTTTCAAGGGCTGTGGAATACCAGAGGAGAGCTTGTTTGGTGTGGGTTTTTAAcagatgaataggagtttgctaagtgcgtgtgtgtgtggtggtggtggggtggtccAGATAGAAGTAGAAGTTTGTGTAAAGTGTGGCAAAATTGGGGTGAGGGGGCCTTGAAGGCCAGCCTGCGGGGGTTGATATTTGCTCTGGGGGGGTCCCTTGATTTCTGAGGCTCCATATATTGCCCCTTGCAGGCTACCTGGGGTATACCAGTGGTCTCTCTCTGACCTGTATGCTATTTTTCCTCATTTCGGTGAGTCTGAGGGAGAAGGACATGAAAAAGTGCGGAGGGAGTTTGGGGCATTGGGACATAGCCTTCCCCATGACCTCACTtccacaccctccctcccccaggtcaTCTATAAGAAGTTCCAGCTTGGGTGTGCTGTAGGCCACAATGAGACAGAAGTGGAGAGGAAGAGCCCCCCAAGCCTCAACACAAGCTGTGAGGCCCAGATGTTCACAGCTGACTCACAGGTTGGTGTGCAGGCGTATGTCTATGCCTTGCACCTCACTCAGGTCCTCTGGTTCTGTCACACAGTGCACTCTGCTCAGAGTGGAGCCAGG from Lagenorhynchus albirostris chromosome X, mLagAlb1.1, whole genome shotgun sequence includes the following:
- the SLC38A5 gene encoding sodium-coupled neutral amino acid transporter 5 produces the protein MELQDPKMNGALPGGAVDYRQEHEGFLPSHSPSPGRKPAQFMDFEGKTSFGMSVFNLSNAIMGSGILGLAYAMAHTGVLFFLALLLCIALLSSYSIHLLLTCAGVVGIRAYEQLGQRALGPAGKVVVAAVICLHNVGAMSSYLFIIKSELPLVIGTFLDMDPEGDWFLKGNLLIIIVSVLIILPLALMRHLGYLGYTSGLSLTCMLFFLISVIYKKFQLGCAVGHNETEVERKSPPSLNTSCEAQMFTADSQMFYTVPIMAFAFVCHPEVLPIYTELCRPSKRRMQAVANVSIGAMFCMYALTATFGYLTFYSSVEAEMLHMYSQQDLLILCVRLAVLLAVTLTVPVVLFPIRRALQQLLFPSKAFSWPRHVAIALILLVLVNVLVICVPTIRDIFGVIGSTSAPSLIFILPSVFYLRIVPSEVEPLYSWPKIQALCFGILGVLFMAISLGFMFANWATGQSHVSGH